Proteins from a genomic interval of Enterococcus faecium:
- a CDS encoding DUF896 family protein — protein sequence MLSPEKIERINELARKKKENGLSKAEEQEQINLRKEYLEAFRSGMRHHIEGMKVVDPEGNDVTPEKLKEIQKKKGLHNRNDNF from the coding sequence ATGCTGTCACCTGAAAAAATAGAGCGGATCAATGAACTTGCACGTAAAAAGAAGGAAAATGGTCTCTCAAAAGCCGAAGAACAAGAACAAATCAACTTACGCAAAGAGTATTTGGAAGCTTTTCGTTCCGGTATGCGTCATCATATCGAAGGAATGAAAGTCGTCGATCCTGAGGGCAATGACGTGACCCCGGAAAAATTAAAAGAAATCCAAAAGAAAAAAGGCTTACACAACCGAAATGACAACTTTTAG
- the lexA gene encoding transcriptional repressor LexA — protein MARQTESRQIEVLRYIHEQVTQKGYPPTVREIGEAVQLSSTSTVHGHLARLEKKGFIQRDPTKPRAIELTKQGLEKIGIRPTTIPVLGVVTAGEPILAVEDASDFFPIPPNLSSEEGSLFMLTIRGDSMINAGILDGDNVIVRKQETAQNGDIVIAMTAEDEATCKRFYKEKNFFRLQPENDLLEPIILDQVSILGRVVGLYRSHIY, from the coding sequence GTGGCCCGACAAACTGAATCAAGACAAATCGAAGTCTTACGATATATCCATGAACAAGTAACCCAAAAAGGATACCCGCCAACTGTCCGTGAAATCGGGGAAGCTGTTCAGCTTTCTTCTACTTCTACTGTTCACGGTCATCTTGCACGGCTTGAAAAAAAAGGGTTTATCCAAAGAGATCCGACGAAACCTCGTGCAATCGAGTTGACAAAACAAGGTTTAGAAAAGATTGGGATTCGTCCAACAACTATTCCAGTACTTGGCGTCGTAACAGCTGGAGAACCCATTTTAGCAGTAGAGGATGCTTCAGACTTCTTTCCAATCCCTCCTAATCTTTCTTCCGAAGAAGGCAGTCTCTTTATGCTGACAATTCGTGGAGATAGTATGATCAATGCTGGGATCTTGGATGGTGACAACGTGATCGTTCGGAAGCAAGAAACTGCTCAAAATGGCGATATTGTCATTGCAATGACTGCCGAGGACGAAGCGACTTGCAAACGATTCTATAAAGAAAAAAACTTTTTCCGTCTGCAGCCTGAAAACGACTTGCTCGAACCAATCATCTTAGATCAAGTATCTATATTAGGACGAGTAGTAGGACTTTATCGTAGTCATATCTATTAA
- a CDS encoding adenine phosphoribosyltransferase: protein MDLKDYIASIPDYPSKGIVFRDISPLMADGDAYREATKQIVNYAKEKRIDMVVGPEARGFIVGCPVAYELGVGFAPVRKKGKLPRETIEVTYGLEYGTDTLTLHKDAIKPGQRVLICDDLLATGGTIKATIELIEQLGGVVVGCAFLIELMDLHGRDKIKGYDIITLMEY, encoded by the coding sequence GTGGATTTAAAAGATTATATTGCCAGTATTCCCGACTATCCGTCAAAAGGAATTGTGTTTCGAGATATTTCCCCACTGATGGCAGATGGTGACGCTTATCGGGAAGCTACTAAACAAATCGTAAATTATGCAAAAGAAAAACGAATTGATATGGTAGTTGGGCCAGAAGCCCGTGGATTCATCGTAGGATGTCCTGTTGCTTATGAGTTAGGAGTCGGTTTTGCCCCAGTCCGCAAAAAAGGGAAGTTACCTCGAGAAACCATCGAAGTGACTTATGGATTAGAATATGGAACAGATACATTGACATTGCATAAGGATGCCATTAAACCAGGTCAACGTGTGCTGATTTGTGACGATTTGCTAGCTACTGGAGGAACAATCAAAGCGACGATCGAACTGATCGAACAATTAGGCGGTGTAGTCGTAGGCTGCGCATTTTTGATCGAATTGATGGATCTCCATGGACGCGACAAAATCAAAGGATATGACATCATTACATTAATGGAATATTAA
- the recJ gene encoding single-stranded-DNA-specific exonuclease RecJ: MRQANFDWKLSETEPSESFLQMIRELKLSPFVGKLLWQRGYHEEKDINRFLHPKEQELHDPYLMHDMDKAISRIQEAVISGEKILVYGDYDADGITSATVMKETLELLGAEVEVFLPNRFEHGYGPNQSVYQEKIEEGIQLIITVDNGVAGNDAVAYAQQAGVDVIITDHHELPENLPDAYAIVHPRHPAGHYPFPDLAGVGVAFKVASALLEEPPVEFLDLVAIGTIADLVSLTDENRILVSLGIDAIHHSERIGLQALFEESGVKMRDADETTIGFSIAPRLNAIGRMGDPRPAVSLLATFDEEEASVQAKKLNEINEERKAIVEQITQEALAMVNKENHIHLLVNRGWHEGVLGIVAGKIMNETGKPTLVLTLKEDGSAKGSGRSIEALNLFEMLDQMRDLFTYFGGHHAAVGLTMPSENVTILQEKMNQYIVDHQIDLMRGPELRIDEVLLPNEVTVERIDELKLLAPFGTDNPLPQFLFRQVQAENIKRIGANQQHLKFVLSDASSQLDAVAFGFGTQEEELLNNQVDVVGKLSINEWNGRKKPQLMVSDFSVGGLQVFDWRAKRFREQSRRSEGSLYLAFDSSTLKFVPEIIQEAAIVFEGLDSVKAIIEKRKPNSLVVMDCPDDLADLKEVFRSYSFNRVYLMGISPDEAYLNGVGTREQYAKLFKLIHSQERIDIRHKIKAIAQYLRIPEKLLIFMIQVFFELKFVTIENGVLQKVASPESHPLTESRLYQRRLNKIKVEEFLLLSDIPTIKKWLTT; the protein is encoded by the coding sequence GTGAGACAAGCAAATTTTGATTGGAAGTTAAGCGAGACAGAGCCTTCTGAATCCTTTCTCCAAATGATCCGTGAACTGAAATTATCTCCATTTGTCGGTAAGTTACTGTGGCAAAGAGGTTACCATGAGGAAAAGGATATCAACCGATTTTTACATCCAAAGGAACAAGAATTACATGATCCGTATCTGATGCACGATATGGATAAAGCAATCAGCCGAATCCAAGAAGCTGTAATCAGTGGAGAAAAAATCCTCGTTTACGGTGATTATGACGCAGATGGGATCACCAGTGCAACGGTAATGAAAGAAACACTGGAATTACTTGGTGCAGAAGTAGAAGTATTCCTGCCAAATCGATTTGAGCATGGGTATGGACCAAACCAATCGGTATACCAAGAAAAGATCGAAGAAGGAATCCAGTTGATCATCACTGTTGATAACGGGGTAGCAGGAAATGATGCGGTAGCATACGCTCAGCAAGCTGGTGTAGACGTGATCATTACAGATCATCACGAACTACCTGAGAATTTACCAGACGCTTATGCGATTGTTCACCCTCGTCATCCAGCGGGGCACTATCCATTTCCAGATTTGGCAGGAGTCGGAGTAGCATTCAAAGTAGCTTCTGCATTATTGGAAGAACCGCCTGTAGAATTTTTGGATTTAGTAGCGATAGGAACGATCGCCGATTTAGTTTCATTGACTGATGAGAATCGAATCCTTGTTTCATTAGGAATCGATGCCATTCATCATTCAGAACGGATAGGACTTCAGGCACTATTTGAAGAAAGCGGCGTAAAAATGAGGGACGCAGACGAAACAACGATCGGTTTTTCGATTGCTCCCAGACTAAATGCAATCGGTCGGATGGGCGATCCACGTCCTGCCGTCTCGTTACTTGCGACGTTTGATGAAGAGGAAGCATCCGTTCAAGCAAAAAAATTGAATGAGATCAATGAAGAAAGAAAAGCAATCGTAGAGCAGATAACACAAGAAGCATTAGCGATGGTCAATAAGGAGAATCATATCCATCTATTGGTAAACCGAGGATGGCATGAAGGCGTTTTGGGCATTGTTGCTGGGAAAATAATGAATGAAACGGGTAAACCAACGCTTGTCCTTACTTTAAAAGAAGATGGATCAGCTAAAGGATCTGGACGTAGTATTGAAGCCTTGAATCTTTTTGAAATGCTTGACCAGATGCGAGATTTATTTACTTACTTCGGAGGACATCATGCAGCAGTCGGTTTAACGATGCCAAGTGAAAATGTCACTATACTACAGGAGAAGATGAACCAATATATAGTCGATCATCAAATTGACTTGATGAGAGGGCCTGAGTTGAGAATTGATGAAGTATTGCTGCCAAATGAAGTAACAGTAGAGCGAATTGATGAGCTGAAACTATTGGCGCCATTTGGTACGGATAATCCTTTGCCTCAGTTTTTATTTCGACAAGTCCAAGCAGAAAATATCAAAAGAATCGGAGCAAACCAACAGCATCTGAAATTTGTCCTTTCCGATGCATCGAGTCAGCTTGATGCGGTCGCTTTTGGTTTTGGTACTCAAGAAGAAGAACTGCTGAATAATCAGGTAGATGTGGTAGGAAAGCTTTCGATCAATGAATGGAACGGGCGTAAGAAACCGCAGCTGATGGTATCTGATTTTTCTGTGGGTGGTCTGCAAGTATTTGATTGGCGGGCAAAACGTTTCCGTGAACAGAGCCGAAGGTCGGAAGGTAGCCTTTATTTAGCATTTGATTCTTCGACGTTGAAATTCGTGCCTGAGATTATCCAGGAAGCTGCGATTGTTTTCGAAGGACTAGATTCTGTAAAGGCAATAATTGAAAAAAGAAAACCGAACTCTCTAGTTGTTATGGATTGTCCAGATGATTTAGCGGATCTGAAAGAAGTTTTTCGGTCTTATTCATTCAATCGTGTTTATCTGATGGGGATTTCACCTGATGAGGCCTATTTGAATGGGGTAGGCACAAGAGAACAGTACGCAAAATTGTTTAAATTGATCCATTCTCAAGAACGAATTGATATACGTCATAAAATAAAAGCAATAGCTCAATATTTGCGTATCCCTGAAAAATTATTAATTTTTATGATACAGGTGTTTTTTGAATTGAAATTTGTTACAATAGAGAACGGTGTTTTACAAAAAGTCGCTAGCCCAGAAAGTCATCCTTTGACTGAGAGCAGATTATACCAGCGGCGGCTCAATAAAATCAAAGTTGAGGAATTTTTGCTTTTGAGCGATATTCCTACCATAAAGAAATGGTTAACAACCTAG
- a CDS encoding LapA family protein, which translates to MKELKKQSNVILGFVLVLIIVLFAVLNNKNVPVSFGFTSFSAPLILVIIGSALIGALIVFLTASATLWQQKKQIKQLTQEMSEYQTELQKKIEEAKEEQQREFRNERAELEAAYQAELQAKTAQISQLKAPEEQKTQSPKQSFNYFD; encoded by the coding sequence GTGAAGGAATTGAAAAAGCAAAGCAATGTGATTCTTGGATTTGTTTTAGTTTTGATTATTGTTCTTTTTGCTGTATTAAACAATAAAAATGTTCCTGTAAGTTTTGGCTTCACTTCCTTTTCTGCGCCATTGATCTTAGTGATCATCGGTTCTGCGCTGATTGGTGCACTGATTGTATTTTTGACTGCTTCGGCAACACTATGGCAGCAAAAAAAGCAAATCAAACAGCTGACTCAGGAAATGTCAGAATATCAAACAGAACTTCAAAAGAAAATTGAAGAAGCAAAAGAAGAACAGCAACGCGAGTTTAGAAACGAACGTGCGGAGTTGGAAGCTGCTTATCAGGCGGAGTTACAAGCGAAAACCGCACAAATCAGTCAATTGAAAGCGCCGGAAGAACAAAAAACTCAATCGCCCAAACAAAGCTTCAATTATTTTGACTAA
- a CDS encoding SDR family NAD(P)-dependent oxidoreductase — protein sequence MNLEDKVVLVTGSSGGLGAQICYEAAKQGAIVISCARRMAFVEGVRDECRRLSGKEAYAFKVDVSNPESVDELYEKVMEEVGRVDILVNNAGFGIFEDFLTFDLGKAYDMFEVNILGMMVLTQKFAIDMAERRQGHIINIASMAGKMATAKSTVYSATKFAVLGFSNALRLELKPLGVAVTTVNPGPIETDFFDKADPSGSYLEKVGQIVLEPAKLAKMIVRNMRHPKREINQPFILEVASKFYTLFPTIGDYLASGIFNKK from the coding sequence ATGAATTTAGAAGATAAAGTTGTTTTAGTAACAGGTAGTTCAGGCGGTCTGGGCGCACAAATCTGTTATGAAGCAGCAAAGCAAGGAGCAATCGTTATAAGTTGCGCACGAAGAATGGCATTTGTAGAAGGTGTCAGAGACGAGTGCAGACGCTTGAGCGGCAAAGAGGCTTATGCTTTCAAGGTAGACGTCAGCAATCCTGAAAGCGTGGACGAATTATATGAAAAGGTGATGGAAGAAGTCGGGCGCGTCGATATTCTGGTAAACAATGCGGGTTTTGGGATTTTCGAAGACTTCCTTACATTCGACCTTGGAAAAGCATACGATATGTTTGAAGTCAACATCTTAGGAATGATGGTTTTGACACAAAAATTTGCGATCGATATGGCAGAAAGAAGACAAGGTCATATCATTAATATCGCGTCTATGGCTGGAAAAATGGCAACTGCAAAATCAACGGTTTATTCTGCCACGAAATTTGCAGTCCTTGGCTTCTCCAACGCTTTGCGATTAGAATTGAAACCACTTGGCGTAGCTGTTACGACAGTGAATCCAGGTCCAATCGAGACAGATTTCTTCGATAAGGCTGATCCAAGCGGAAGCTATTTGGAAAAAGTCGGACAAATCGTTTTAGAACCTGCCAAGTTGGCAAAAATGATCGTCCGCAATATGAGACATCCAAAACGGGAAATCAATCAACCGTTTATTTTAGAAGTTGCATCAAAATTTTATACGCTGTTTCCAACGATTGGTGATTATTTAGCCAGCGGAATTTTTAACAAAAAGTAG
- the rnz gene encoding ribonuclease Z, which yields MELQFLGTGAGVPAKHRNVTSIALKLLDERNEVWLFDCGEGTQMQILRTTIRPRKIGKIFITHLHGDHIFGLPGLISSRSFQGGDTPLEIYGPKGIEEYIKVSLGISQTRLSYPLKFIELNETAPIFTDQQFSVYTKKLNHGIDSFGYRVVEHDHKGELQVDRLKELGIPAGPLYGKLKQGETIQLEDGRTINGKDFVGPDKKGRIVTILGDTRKTHNSVVLAENSDILVHESTFNKDEARMAHNYFHSTTHQAAEVAKEAQAKRLLLTHISARYLGKAALELEKEAQEVFENTTIMKDFDSIEIPFREEEEA from the coding sequence ATGGAATTACAATTTTTAGGAACAGGTGCAGGTGTTCCTGCAAAACATAGAAATGTGACAAGTATAGCATTGAAACTTTTAGACGAGCGCAATGAAGTTTGGTTGTTCGACTGTGGCGAAGGCACGCAAATGCAGATTTTGCGAACGACTATTCGTCCGAGAAAAATCGGTAAAATTTTCATTACACATTTACACGGCGATCATATTTTTGGACTTCCCGGGCTCATCAGCAGCCGGTCATTTCAAGGTGGGGATACGCCATTAGAGATTTACGGGCCAAAAGGGATAGAGGAATACATAAAAGTCTCTTTAGGTATTTCGCAAACGCGTTTAAGTTATCCGCTGAAATTCATTGAGCTAAATGAAACAGCCCCGATTTTTACTGATCAGCAATTTTCTGTTTATACAAAAAAACTAAATCATGGGATCGACAGTTTTGGTTATCGTGTGGTTGAACATGATCATAAAGGAGAATTGCAGGTGGATCGTCTAAAAGAATTAGGTATTCCAGCTGGACCACTGTACGGCAAACTGAAGCAAGGTGAAACGATCCAACTAGAAGATGGGCGGACGATCAATGGAAAAGATTTCGTAGGTCCAGATAAAAAAGGACGAATCGTGACTATTTTAGGCGATACGAGAAAAACACATAATTCCGTTGTGCTTGCGGAAAATAGCGATATTCTGGTACATGAAAGCACATTTAATAAAGATGAAGCAAGAATGGCGCACAACTATTTCCATTCCACGACTCATCAAGCTGCTGAAGTTGCAAAAGAAGCGCAGGCAAAACGGCTGCTACTTACTCATATTAGTGCGAGATATTTAGGAAAAGCAGCTTTAGAGCTTGAAAAAGAAGCACAAGAAGTGTTTGAAAACACGACGATCATGAAAGATTTTGATAGCATTGAGATTCCATTTCGCGAGGAGGAAGAGGCATGA
- the obgE gene encoding GTPase ObgE, with protein MSMFLDQVTIDVKAGKGGDGMVAFRREKYVPDGGPAGGDGGRGGDVILIVDEGLRTLMDFRFNRHFKAQPGENGMSKGMHGRGSEDTYVKVPQGTTVRDAETGALLGDLIENGQTLVVAKGGRGGRGNIRFASPRNPAPEIAENGEPGQERKIELELKVLADVGLVGFPSVGKSTLLSVISSARPKIGAYHFTTLVPNLGMVTTSDGRSFAAADLPGLIEGASQGVGLGTQFLRHIERTRVILHVIDMSGMEGRDPYEDYLAINKELSTYNLRLLERPQIIVANKMDMPDAQENLVKFKEQLNKEKEDEFADDIPVFPISGVTRQGLDALLNATADLLEVTPEFPLYEEELEEETVHYGFNPEGPEFQIDRDSDATWILSGEKIEKLFQMTNFDHDETVMRFARQLRGMGVDEALRARGAKDGDLVRIGEFEFEFVE; from the coding sequence ATGTCCATGTTTTTAGATCAAGTAACGATCGATGTGAAAGCTGGCAAGGGCGGAGACGGAATGGTTGCATTTCGTCGCGAAAAATACGTTCCTGACGGCGGACCGGCTGGCGGAGACGGTGGTCGTGGCGGCGATGTCATCTTGATCGTCGATGAAGGGTTACGTACATTGATGGATTTTCGGTTCAATCGCCATTTCAAAGCGCAGCCAGGTGAAAATGGGATGAGTAAAGGGATGCACGGTCGTGGTTCAGAAGATACCTATGTTAAAGTACCACAAGGAACCACTGTCCGAGATGCGGAGACTGGTGCTCTTTTAGGAGATTTAATTGAAAATGGTCAAACACTAGTTGTGGCAAAAGGTGGACGCGGTGGACGAGGGAATATCCGTTTTGCCTCTCCTCGGAATCCTGCACCGGAAATTGCTGAAAACGGTGAACCAGGACAAGAGCGAAAAATCGAACTAGAATTGAAAGTATTGGCAGACGTTGGACTTGTAGGTTTTCCATCTGTCGGGAAATCGACTTTACTATCCGTTATTTCATCTGCTCGTCCAAAAATCGGCGCTTATCATTTCACGACGCTCGTCCCTAATCTAGGAATGGTTACTACAAGTGATGGCAGAAGTTTTGCCGCAGCAGACTTGCCAGGCTTGATTGAAGGAGCTTCGCAAGGTGTTGGGCTGGGTACACAATTCCTTCGTCATATCGAAAGAACACGAGTAATTTTACATGTGATCGATATGAGTGGGATGGAAGGACGAGATCCTTATGAAGACTATCTTGCCATCAACAAAGAATTATCTACTTATAACTTACGCTTGCTAGAGCGTCCGCAAATCATCGTGGCAAACAAAATGGATATGCCGGATGCACAGGAAAATCTAGTGAAATTCAAAGAACAGCTGAACAAGGAAAAAGAAGATGAATTTGCTGATGACATCCCAGTATTTCCAATTTCTGGAGTGACTCGACAAGGATTGGACGCATTATTGAATGCTACAGCAGATTTGTTAGAAGTAACGCCAGAATTCCCATTGTACGAAGAAGAACTGGAAGAAGAAACTGTACACTATGGATTCAATCCAGAAGGTCCTGAGTTCCAAATCGATCGTGATTCAGATGCAACGTGGATCTTATCTGGTGAGAAGATCGAAAAATTATTCCAAATGACAAATTTCGATCATGATGAAACAGTGATGCGTTTTGCTCGTCAATTACGTGGTATGGGTGTGGATGAAGCTCTTCGGGCACGCGGTGCGAAAGATGGCGACCTTGTACGTATCGGTGAGTTTGAATTTGAATTTGTCGAATAG
- the gap gene encoding type I glyceraldehyde-3-phosphate dehydrogenase: MTVKVGINGFGRIGRLAFRRIKEVSDDIEVVAINDLTSPTMLAQLLQFDSTHGTYPGTVTATEDSIVVDGEATRVYAEPDASKIPWVKENGVDIVLECTGFYTSEEKAKAHLDAGVKRVVISAPAGAMKTIVYNVNDDTLDENDKIISAGSCTTNCLAPMAYFLNNEFGIEVGTMTTVHAYTSTQMLLDGPVKGGNLRAARSAADNTIPHSTGAAKAIGLVIPELQGKLQGHAQRVPVVDGSLTELVSVLKTKVTADQVNEAIKKHTVDNPSFGYDDRQIVSSDVIGTTQGSIFDPTQTEVTTAGDFQLVKTVAWYDNEYGFTCQMIRLLEKFANL; encoded by the coding sequence ATGACAGTAAAAGTAGGTATTAACGGATTTGGGCGTATTGGCCGTCTGGCTTTCCGCCGCATCAAAGAAGTCTCAGATGATATTGAAGTAGTAGCAATCAACGACTTAACAAGTCCAACTATGTTAGCACAATTATTGCAATTTGACTCTACTCATGGTACTTATCCTGGCACAGTTACTGCAACAGAAGACTCAATCGTAGTGGATGGCGAAGCAACTCGTGTTTATGCAGAACCCGACGCAAGCAAAATCCCTTGGGTAAAAGAAAACGGTGTAGATATCGTACTAGAATGTACTGGTTTTTATACATCTGAAGAAAAAGCAAAAGCGCATTTAGATGCTGGTGTCAAACGAGTAGTTATTTCTGCCCCAGCTGGTGCTATGAAAACCATCGTCTATAACGTCAATGATGATACATTAGATGAAAACGACAAAATCATCTCAGCAGGTTCATGTACAACAAACTGTTTAGCACCTATGGCTTATTTCTTAAATAATGAATTTGGGATCGAAGTTGGTACAATGACAACAGTTCATGCCTACACTTCCACACAAATGCTCTTAGATGGACCTGTAAAAGGCGGTAATTTGCGTGCTGCTCGTTCAGCTGCTGACAATACTATCCCACATTCTACTGGTGCTGCGAAAGCAATCGGCTTAGTTATCCCTGAGCTACAAGGAAAATTACAAGGACACGCACAACGTGTTCCAGTCGTTGATGGTTCATTAACTGAATTGGTTTCAGTGTTGAAAACAAAAGTAACTGCTGATCAAGTAAACGAAGCAATCAAAAAACACACAGTTGACAATCCTTCATTCGGGTATGATGACCGTCAAATCGTTTCTAGCGATGTCATTGGAACAACTCAAGGTTCGATCTTTGACCCAACGCAAACAGAAGTAACAACTGCTGGTGATTTCCAACTTGTTAAAACTGTTGCATGGTATGACAATGAATATGGATTTACTTGCCAAATGATTCGCTTACTAGAAAAATTCGCTAATTTGTAA
- a CDS encoding alpha/beta hydrolase, translating into MKLWMKILLGVALALIVALVFAGNYFYNYAVVPSEKDFLDEDTPGTTQTSKETDAHKWFSSKENRSDWTITSKDGLKLSAIYLPAETKSEKTALVAHGYMGNAETMTNYAKMFHDMGYNVLVPDARGHGKSEGDYIGFGWPERKDYVQWINKVLENNGKSQEIVLYGVSMGAATVMMTSGEKLPDNVKAIIEDCGYSSVHDELAYQLDDMFSLPAFPLMQVTSLVTKVRAGYFFGEANAVEQLKKNQRPMLFIHGDEDTFVPFEMLDKVYRATKGPKEKYVVKGAEHAEAYKTDPEKYQQVVQQFLSQYVH; encoded by the coding sequence ATGAAACTTTGGATGAAAATCCTTTTAGGCGTCGCTTTAGCTCTGATTGTTGCGTTAGTGTTTGCAGGGAATTATTTTTATAATTATGCTGTTGTGCCTTCTGAGAAAGACTTTTTAGACGAAGATACACCTGGTACAACACAGACATCCAAAGAAACGGATGCACATAAATGGTTTAGTTCAAAAGAAAACCGAAGCGATTGGACCATCACTTCAAAAGACGGTCTGAAATTATCAGCGATTTATCTTCCTGCTGAAACGAAAAGTGAAAAAACAGCTCTTGTGGCTCATGGCTATATGGGAAACGCTGAAACGATGACCAATTACGCAAAGATGTTTCATGATATGGGTTACAATGTCCTTGTTCCTGATGCAAGAGGACATGGAAAAAGCGAAGGGGATTACATTGGATTTGGATGGCCAGAGCGTAAAGACTATGTACAGTGGATAAACAAAGTGCTAGAAAACAATGGAAAATCGCAAGAAATCGTTCTATACGGTGTCAGCATGGGAGCAGCAACAGTTATGATGACTAGCGGAGAAAAACTACCAGATAATGTGAAAGCAATCATTGAAGATTGCGGTTATTCTTCCGTTCATGATGAGCTTGCTTATCAGCTAGACGATATGTTTAGTCTTCCAGCATTTCCGCTTATGCAAGTAACGAGTCTAGTGACAAAAGTCCGTGCTGGCTACTTTTTCGGTGAAGCAAATGCAGTGGAACAATTGAAGAAAAACCAGCGCCCAATGCTCTTTATACATGGAGACGAAGATACATTTGTACCATTTGAAATGTTAGATAAGGTCTATCGTGCAACGAAGGGACCAAAAGAAAAGTATGTTGTAAAAGGAGCCGAGCATGCGGAAGCATACAAGACAGACCCTGAAAAATATCAGCAAGTAGTCCAACAATTTTTAAGCCAATATGTTCATTGA
- a CDS encoding DUF871 domain-containing protein translates to MGKLGISIYPERSTFEKDKAYLDLAHKYGYKRVFTSLLQINDDKEKVLSEFKEVVDYANSLGMEVMVDINPALFEQLEISYDDLSFFHKMGAYGVRLDIGFTGAEEAKMTRNPFGIKIEINMSSGTNYVDNIMSYSPNTDNLLGSHNFYPHRYSGLGYEHFVFCSEKFRKYNLNTMAFVNSQSAEFGPWPTQDGLCTLEDHRDLEIATQVKHLILTGLIDDISIGNAYASEEELKEMAEAFNADYPTLKVDTEEGITENERICLFDNLHSYRGDRSEYILRSTMTRVYYKDKDFPPHNTRDMHHGDVLIDNEGYGQYKGETQIALKDMKNDGRVNVVGRISDDELFLLDFLKPWSSFKLIENKK, encoded by the coding sequence ATGGGAAAATTAGGAATCTCGATTTATCCAGAACGGTCAACATTTGAAAAGGACAAAGCGTACTTGGATTTAGCTCATAAGTATGGGTATAAACGGGTTTTTACCAGTTTGCTGCAGATCAATGATGATAAAGAAAAAGTTCTTTCAGAATTTAAAGAAGTAGTTGATTACGCGAATAGCCTAGGCATGGAAGTAATGGTTGATATCAATCCAGCGTTATTTGAACAGTTGGAGATTTCTTACGATGACTTATCTTTTTTCCATAAGATGGGTGCCTACGGGGTCCGCTTAGATATCGGATTCACAGGAGCAGAAGAAGCAAAAATGACGCGCAATCCTTTTGGTATCAAAATCGAGATCAATATGAGTTCGGGCACGAATTACGTTGACAACATCATGAGTTATTCGCCAAACACGGATAATTTATTAGGTTCTCATAATTTTTATCCTCATCGATACTCTGGTTTAGGATACGAACACTTTGTTTTTTGTTCAGAAAAATTCAGAAAATATAATTTGAATACGATGGCATTCGTCAATTCGCAATCTGCTGAGTTTGGCCCTTGGCCTACGCAAGATGGCTTGTGCACGCTGGAAGACCACCGAGATCTTGAAATTGCGACACAAGTGAAGCATTTAATCCTTACAGGATTGATTGATGATATTTCTATTGGAAATGCGTACGCAAGTGAAGAAGAATTGAAAGAAATGGCAGAAGCATTTAACGCGGATTATCCAACATTGAAAGTAGATACGGAAGAAGGTATTACAGAAAACGAACGAATCTGCTTGTTTGATAACCTTCATAGTTATCGAGGGGATCGCTCAGAATATATCCTTCGTTCAACGATGACTCGTGTATACTACAAAGATAAAGATTTCCCGCCTCATAATACGCGAGATATGCATCATGGGGATGTACTGATTGACAATGAAGGGTACGGTCAATACAAAGGAGAAACACAAATCGCCTTGAAGGATATGAAAAACGACGGACGTGTCAATGTTGTAGGAAGAATCTCCGATGACGAATTATTCCTCCTTGACTTTTTGAAACCATGGTCAAGCTTTAAATTAATTGAAAATAAAAAATAG